CCCACCTGGAAATAAGCCCTGCCTTCGGTTATCAAAAAGGTTCGGATGACTATACTCAGATCCATATCGCCCGCGAAACTCAAGTAACCTATGGAGCCAGTATAAATGTTTCTTCTGGTCGGTTCGAGCTCGTCTATTATTTCCATGGCTCTCACCTTTGGAGCTCCCGTTATTGAACCTCCCGGGAAACAAGCCTTCAGGAGGTCGAAGCGGTCTTTATCCTCACAGAGTCTTCCCTCAATCGTTGAGACCAGATGAAAGATGGTGGCGTAAGTCTCCAGGACCATGCACTCGGATACCTTGACCGATCCGTACTCGCAAACCCGCCCCAGGTCGTTCCTCTCAAGATCCACTATCATTATGTGCTCGGCTTTATCCTTCCCACTATCCATGAGCTCCCGGGCCAATGTCCCATCTTGCACTGGACTTTTGCCCCTTGGTCGAGTCCCCTTGATTGGTCTCGTTTCCACCCTTCTTCCATTGAGTCTTAGAAACCTCTCCGGAGATGCGCTGACCACCTTGATTCCATCGAAATTCAAAAAGGCGGCAAAGGGTGCTGGATTTATGCTCCTCAGCCTCTTATACAATTCAAAGGGAGATATGGGTAAAGCGGTCTCAAACCTCTGGGAGAGGTTCACCTGAAAGATATCACCGGCGATGATGTATTCCCTCGCCGCCTGCACCGCTTCCAGATATCCCTCCTTACTGAAATTGGAGCGGAGCGAAACCTTGCCCAGATGTTGCAGGGATTGACGCACCGAATTCGTTTCCCTCCGCAACTTATTTTCAAGCTCTCTCAGCCTGGCTTCGGCTCTAATCTCAGCTTTAGTCCGATGCTCCTCGGGAAAACCGGTGGAGACCAGATAAATCTCGCCATTGAGATGATCAAAGACCACCCCTCGGTCGTAAAAACAGAGGTAACAATGGGGCAGGTCTAAATCGTCGATGGCTTGGGACGGAAGTTCTTCGATGAAGTGGCAAAGATCATAAGCAAAATACCCCACCGCTCCCCCTAGGAAAGGGAATACACCAGGTGGTGCATCTAGTTGGTAGCGATTCAGCAAACTCCTGAGGATATCGAAAGGGTTACCCTCAAGCATTCGGTGATGAGACTCCTCTGTGATCTCGATTTTACTACCTTTGCTTCTGAAGATGAGGAAGGGGTCACTTCCCATAAAAGAGAACCGTCCCAATTTTTGAGGGTCCACCTGACTATCCAAAAAGAAGCTATGGGGTTCATCCTTTAAGCGCCCAAAGGCTTCGAAAGAGGAGATGGGAATGGAGATTTCTTTCACCAAGGGTACTACCAATTCTCTCGATAGGCCATGTCTGCCGACAGGCAGGAGATTTTTCACATCCCATCACCAGACCTAAAAAATTGGGCACCCAACCGATTAGCTGGGTGCCCAATTTAGGCTGACATACTAATCTAGGGACAAGTATAATACGAGTCCCCTCCCCTTTCAAGACAAATCCTTACCCCACAATCTTCAATTTTTCCTTCTTCATCTTCTCTTCAATCTTCGGCAGTTTCGATTTCTCAATGAGAGTACATAAAACCTCAACTATCTTTGGATCGAATTGAGAGCCGGCATTTTTCTTTAACTCCTTCACCGCACCCTCCAGGGTGTAAGCGGGACGATAGGGTCGTTCGGAGGTCATGGCATCAAAGGCATCCGCAACTCCCAATATCCTCGATCCCAGGGGGATTTCTTCGCCCTTGAGTCCAGATACATAACCATTTCCATCGTAGTGCTCATGATGATGGAAAATGATGGGTATCACCTTCTTAAACAATGGAATGTGTCCAATTATCTGAGTTGCTATCAAGGGGTGTTTTTTCACCTTGTCATATTCTTCCCTAGTTAATTTCGCGGGTTTGTTGAGGATATCCTCATCTACTCCTATCTTTCCGATGTCGTGCAGAAGCGAAGCGGTCCTTATCGTATTTATCCCCTCTTTTGTTAAACCCAATTCGCGAGCGATGGTTACGGCGTAGCTTGTGACGTGCTCAGAATGCCCACTGGTATAGGGATCTTTAGCCTCGATGGCTTTAACGAAAGCCTTCACCGTCTCCATATATAACTCCTCAAACTGAGTGAACA
The Actinomycetota bacterium DNA segment above includes these coding regions:
- the pabB gene encoding aminodeoxychorismate synthase component I produces the protein MKEISIPISSFEAFGRLKDEPHSFFLDSQVDPQKLGRFSFMGSDPFLIFRSKGSKIEITEESHHRMLEGNPFDILRSLLNRYQLDAPPGVFPFLGGAVGYFAYDLCHFIEELPSQAIDDLDLPHCYLCFYDRGVVFDHLNGEIYLVSTGFPEEHRTKAEIRAEARLRELENKLRRETNSVRQSLQHLGKVSLRSNFSKEGYLEAVQAAREYIIAGDIFQVNLSQRFETALPISPFELYKRLRSINPAPFAAFLNFDGIKVVSASPERFLRLNGRRVETRPIKGTRPRGKSPVQDGTLARELMDSGKDKAEHIMIVDLERNDLGRVCEYGSVKVSECMVLETYATIFHLVSTIEGRLCEDKDRFDLLKACFPGGSITGAPKVRAMEIIDELEPTRRNIYTGSIGYLSFAGDMDLSIVIRTFLITEGRAYFQVGGGIVFDSDPEAEYVETLDKARALIKALNL